Proteins co-encoded in one Populus trichocarpa isolate Nisqually-1 chromosome 10, P.trichocarpa_v4.1, whole genome shotgun sequence genomic window:
- the LOC7489380 gene encoding ABC transporter G family member 21 isoform X1, with product MMPPEQENTNISTTGNMGPSNVMLTNWTETVTVHAEPSVSSSINNTSSCSQDQVLQGQQEPALSRFTILRASLRPVTLEFADVAYSVSLSTKGTWFTSSEPKSTRTVLNGASGIVRPGELLAMLGPSGSGKTTLLTALAGRLPGKVSGTITYNGQAFSSSMKRRTGFVTQDDVLYPHLTVLETLTYAALLRLPKKLTRQEKIEQAELIIMELGLTRCRNSVVGGPLFRGISGGERKRVSIGLEMLVNPSLLLLDEPTSGLDSTTAQRIVATLRGLARGGRTVVTTIHQPSSRLYRMFDKVVVLSEGCPIYSGQAGRVMEYFKSLGYNPGFNFMNPADFLLDLANGLVPDTRSQDDQLEFHGRLDHHDDQNSAKQSLISSYKNNLYPLLISEIHRNAQDPVLPSSSLRGSEVQWTTSCWQQFKVLLRRGLQERKHESYSGLRIFQVISVSILSGLLWWHSDTSHIQDQVGLLFFFSIFWGFFPLFNAIFAFPQERPMLIKERSSGMYRLSSYYFARMAGDLPMELVMPTIFVTVTYWMGGLKPSLITFVLTLLVILFNVLVSQGLGLALGAILMDVKQATTLASVTMLVFLLAGGYYIQHIPPFIAWLKYISFSHYCYKLLVGVQYSATEVYDCGLQMHCRVMDFPAIKYLGLDNMWWDAAALTIMLVGYRLLAYVALRMGQPH from the exons ATGATGCCTCCTGAGCAGGAAAATACTAATATCAGTACCACTGGCAATATGGGACCGTCTAACGTCATGCTCACAAACTGGACCGAGACTGTCACAGTTCATGCTGAACCTTCCGTTTCTTCATCTATTAATAACACAAGCTCATGTTCACAAGATCAAGTATTGCAAGGTCAACAAGAACCGGCCCTATCAAGATTCACGATTTTACGTGCTTCTTTACGCCCTGTAACACTTGAG TTTGCAGATGTTGCATACAGTGTTAGTTTGTCCACGAAAGGAACTTGGTTTACTTCAAGTGAACCAAAATCTACAAGAACAGTACTTAATGGTGCTAGTGGTATCGTTCGACCCGGCGAACTGCTAGCAATGCTTGGTCCATCAGGAAGTGGCAAGACAACACTTTTAACAGCTCTAGCCGGTAGATTACCTGGAAAGGTTTCTGGTACTATAACATACAATGGCCAGGCTTTTTCTAGCTCCATGAAGCGCAGAACAGGTTTTGTCACTCAAGATGATGTGCTGTATCCCCATCTTACAGTTTTAGAGACCTTAACCTATGCTGCTTTATTAAGGCTACCAAAAAAGCTCACTAGACAAGAGAAAATAGAGCAGGCTGAGTTGATTATAATGGAGCTTGGACTAACTAGGTGTAGAAATAGTGTAGTGGGTGGACCTTTGTTTCGGGGCATATCGGGTGGTGAACGTAAACGGGTCAGTATCGGGCTAGAAATGTTGGTTAACCCGAGTTTGTTATTGCTTGATGAACCCACTTCAGGGCTTGATTCTACCACAGCCCAGCGTATTGTGGCCACTTTAAGGGGACTAGCAAGAGGTGGTAGGACTGTGGTAACTACTATTCATCAACCTTCAAGCAGGTTGTATAGGATGTTTGATAAGGTGGTGGTTTTGTCGGAAGGGTGTCCGATTTATAGCGGGCAGGCCGGTCGGGTCAtggaatattttaaatcattaggATACAATCCCGGGTTCAATTTCATGAATCCTGCTGATTTTCTGCTTGATCTTGCTAATg GTTTAGTTCCTGATACCAGATCACAAGATGACCAGCTGGAGTTTCATGGAAGATTGGACCACCATGATGATCAAAATTCAGCAAAACAGTCTTTGATATCGTCTTATAAGAACAACTTGTATCCTCTGTTGATATCTGAAATTCATCGAAATGCTCAAGACCCGGTTCTTCCTTCATCATCACTGAGAG GTTCTGAGGTTCAATGGACCACCAGCTGCTGGCAGCAGTTCAAGGTATTGCTGAGAAGGGGCTTGCAAGAAAGGAAGCACGAGTCTTATTCAGGCTTAAGGATTTTCCAAGTTATTTCAGTTTCGATTCTTTCTGGCCTTTTATGGTGGCACTCTGATACTTCACACATACAAGATCAG GTGGgacttctcttctttttctccatCTTCTGGGGCTTTTTCCCTCTGTTCAATGCCATATTCGCATTCCCTCAGGAGCGACCGATGCTAATAAAAGAACGTTCCTCTGGCATGTACAGGCTCTCCTCCTATTATTTTGCAAGAATGGCCGGTGACTTACCAATGGAGCTTGTTATGCCAACTATTTTTGTAACTGTCACCTATTGGATGGGTGGTCTCAAGCCTTCCCTAATCACTTTCGTACTGACCCTCTTGGTTATCCTTTTCAATGTGCTAGTTTCACAAGGGCTAGGGCTAGCCCTCGGAGCCATTTTAATGGATGTAAAACAGGCCACTACTTTAGCTTCTGTGACAATGCTTGTATTTTTACTTGCTGGTGGATACTACATTCAACACATTCCTCCATTCATAGCTTGGTTGAAGTATATCTCTTTTAGTCACTACTGTTACAAGCTGCTGGTGGGGGTACAGTACTCAGCAACTGAAGTTTATGACTGCGGTTTACAGATGCATTGCAGGGTAATGGATTTTCCTGCTATCAAGTATCTAGGTCTTGATAATATGTGGTGGGATGCAGCTGCTTTGACAATAATGTTGGTGGGATACAGGCTTTTGGCTTATGTGGCTCTAAGAATGGGGCAACCTCACTGA
- the LOC7489380 gene encoding ABC transporter G family member 21 isoform X2 yields the protein MMPPEQENTNISTTGNMGPSNVMLTNWTETVTVHAEPSVSSSINNTSSCSQDQVLQGQQEPALSRFTILRASLRPVTLEFADVAYSVSLSTKGTWFTSSEPKSTRTVLNGASGIVRPGELLAMLGPSGSGKTTLLTALAGRLPGKVSGTITYNGQAFSSSMKRRTGFVTQDDVLYPHLTVLETLTYAALLRLPKKLTRQEKIEQAELIIMELGLTRCRNSVVGGPLFRGISGGERKRVSIGLEMLVNPSLLLLDEPTSGLDSTTAQRIVATLRGLARGGRTVVTTIHQPSSRLYRMFDKVVVLSEGCPIYSGQAGRVMEYFKSLGYNPGFNFMNPADFLLDLANGLVPDTRSQDDQLEFHGRLDHHDDQNSAKQSLISSYKNNLYPLLISEIHRNAQDPVLPSSSLRGSEVQWTTSCWQQFKVLLRRGLQERKHESYSGLRIFQVISVSILSGLLWWHSDTSHIQDQALLLLFCKNGR from the exons ATGATGCCTCCTGAGCAGGAAAATACTAATATCAGTACCACTGGCAATATGGGACCGTCTAACGTCATGCTCACAAACTGGACCGAGACTGTCACAGTTCATGCTGAACCTTCCGTTTCTTCATCTATTAATAACACAAGCTCATGTTCACAAGATCAAGTATTGCAAGGTCAACAAGAACCGGCCCTATCAAGATTCACGATTTTACGTGCTTCTTTACGCCCTGTAACACTTGAG TTTGCAGATGTTGCATACAGTGTTAGTTTGTCCACGAAAGGAACTTGGTTTACTTCAAGTGAACCAAAATCTACAAGAACAGTACTTAATGGTGCTAGTGGTATCGTTCGACCCGGCGAACTGCTAGCAATGCTTGGTCCATCAGGAAGTGGCAAGACAACACTTTTAACAGCTCTAGCCGGTAGATTACCTGGAAAGGTTTCTGGTACTATAACATACAATGGCCAGGCTTTTTCTAGCTCCATGAAGCGCAGAACAGGTTTTGTCACTCAAGATGATGTGCTGTATCCCCATCTTACAGTTTTAGAGACCTTAACCTATGCTGCTTTATTAAGGCTACCAAAAAAGCTCACTAGACAAGAGAAAATAGAGCAGGCTGAGTTGATTATAATGGAGCTTGGACTAACTAGGTGTAGAAATAGTGTAGTGGGTGGACCTTTGTTTCGGGGCATATCGGGTGGTGAACGTAAACGGGTCAGTATCGGGCTAGAAATGTTGGTTAACCCGAGTTTGTTATTGCTTGATGAACCCACTTCAGGGCTTGATTCTACCACAGCCCAGCGTATTGTGGCCACTTTAAGGGGACTAGCAAGAGGTGGTAGGACTGTGGTAACTACTATTCATCAACCTTCAAGCAGGTTGTATAGGATGTTTGATAAGGTGGTGGTTTTGTCGGAAGGGTGTCCGATTTATAGCGGGCAGGCCGGTCGGGTCAtggaatattttaaatcattaggATACAATCCCGGGTTCAATTTCATGAATCCTGCTGATTTTCTGCTTGATCTTGCTAATg GTTTAGTTCCTGATACCAGATCACAAGATGACCAGCTGGAGTTTCATGGAAGATTGGACCACCATGATGATCAAAATTCAGCAAAACAGTCTTTGATATCGTCTTATAAGAACAACTTGTATCCTCTGTTGATATCTGAAATTCATCGAAATGCTCAAGACCCGGTTCTTCCTTCATCATCACTGAGAG GTTCTGAGGTTCAATGGACCACCAGCTGCTGGCAGCAGTTCAAGGTATTGCTGAGAAGGGGCTTGCAAGAAAGGAAGCACGAGTCTTATTCAGGCTTAAGGATTTTCCAAGTTATTTCAGTTTCGATTCTTTCTGGCCTTTTATGGTGGCACTCTGATACTTCACACATACAAGATCAG GCTCTCCTCCTATTATTTTGCAAGAATGGCCGGTGA